In a single window of the Salmo trutta chromosome 23, fSalTru1.1, whole genome shotgun sequence genome:
- the LOC115159358 gene encoding excitatory amino acid transporter 1, with protein sequence MQRIREGIHIKTMKAKRKVEDISKEDVQAFFKKNAFVLFTVAAVVVGIILGFALRPYKMTYREVKYFSFPGELLMRMLQMLVLPLLVSSLITGMAALDSKASGKMGMRAVVYYMTTTIIAVIIGIIVVLIIHPGKGSKDEFMKQSKIEDISPADAFLDLIRNMFPPNMIQACTQQFKTKYGKRIVHVTMTVNDSVFNLTNLTEQITREEVIPIPGTVNGVNALGLVVFSMCFGLIIGNMKEQGQPLREFFDSLNEAIMRLVAIIMWYAPIGILFLISGKIVEMDDITEMGGQLAMYTITVIIGLSIHAFIILPGLYFAITRLNPFIFIMGLVEALITALGTSSSSATLPITFKCLEENNKVDKRITRFVLPVGATINMDGTALYEALAAIFIAQVNNMEMNIGQIITISITATAASIGAAGIPQAGLVTMVIVLTSVGLPTDDITLIIAVDWFLDRLRTTTNVLGDSIGAGIVEFLSRHELQAKDVEMGNAVLEERKKPYQLISQENDYENTKRPGTETKM encoded by the exons ATGCAGCGGATCCGGGAGGGCATCCACATAAAGACCATGAAGGCCAAGAGGAAAGTGGAGGACATCTCTAAGGAAGATGTCCAGGCCTTCTTCAAGAAGAACGCCTTTGTGCTCTTTACTGTAGCGGCCGTCGTTGTAG GTATAATCCTTGGCTTTGCACTGCGTCCTTATAAAATGACCTACCGAGAGGTGAAGTACTTCTCTTTCCCCGGAGAGCTGCTGATGAGGATGCTGCAGATGCTGGTGCTTCCCCTGCTGGTATCCAGTCTCATCACAG GCATGGCAGCGCTGGACAGTAAGGCTTCAGGAAAGATGGGTATGCGAGCTGTGGTGTATTACATGACCACCACCATCATCGCTGTCATCATAGGCATCATCGTGGTGCTCATCATCCACCCTGGGAAAGGATCTAAGGATGAGTTCATGAAACAGTCGAAGATAGAGGACATCAGCCCTGCCGATGCCTTCCTGGATCTTATCAG AAACATGTTTCCACCAAACATGATCCAGGCCTGCACACAGCAG TTCAAAACCAAATACGGGAAGCGAATCGTCCATGTGACGATGACAGTGAATGACTCTGTCTTCAACCTGACCAACCTGACCGAGCAGATCACCAGGGAGGAGGTGATCCCCATCCCGGGCACGGTGAACGGGGTCAACGCCCTGGGGCTGGTGGTCTTCTCCATGTGCTTCGGCCTCATCATCGGTAACATGAAGGAGCAGGGCCAGCCCCTCAGGGAGTTCTTCGACAGTCTCAATGAGGCCATCATGAGGCTGGTCGCCATTATCATGTG GTATGCCCCAATCGGTATCCTGTTCCTCATATCGGGGAAAATCGTGGAGATGGATGACATCACTGAGATGGGTGGTCAGCTGGCTATGTACACCATCACGGTGATCATAGGCCTTTCCATCCACGCTTTCATCATCCTCCCAGGCCTGTACTTCGCCATCACACGGCTGAACCCCTTCATCTTCATCATGGGGCTGGTGGAGGCCCTCATCACAGCCCTGGGAACCTCCTCCAG CTCAGCAACCCTGCCCATCACCTTCAAGTGTCTGGAGGAGAACAACAAGGTGGATAAGCGCATCACACGGTTTGTGTTACCGGTGGGCGCCACCATCAACATGGATGGAACAGCACTATACGAGGCTCTGGCAGCCATCTTCATAGCCCAGGTTAACAACATGGAGATGAACATAGGTCAGATCATCACAATCAG CATCACAGCCACTGCGGCAAGTATTGGAGCTGCTGGGATCCCACAGGCTGGACTGGTCACCATGGTGATTGTGCTGACCTCTGTCGGACTTCCCACTGATGACATCACCCTGATCATTGCAGTTGATTGGTTCCT TGACCGGCTGCGTACCACGACAAACGTCTTGGGCGATTCCATTGGGGCAGGCATTGTGGAGTTCCTATCTCGACACGAGCTGCAGGCCAAGGATGTGGAGATGGGGAATGCTgtgctggaggagaggaagaaaccaTACCAGCTCATCTCTCAGGAAAACGACTATGAGAACACCAAACGTCCGGGCACTGAAACCAAGATGTAG